CCTGTTCATGATTAGGAATTACACAGTTCTGCTTTAGCTCCTGCAGGAAAAGGCAGAAGTTTGTTGAATGTGAGGTGGTCGTATCTCTCAGATTGTTTGGTGCTGCAGACTTGAAGTAGCTCCTGGTTTATATTTACGCTGAGTCCCGTATACGACCCGTGTGTGAGggtctcacaaacacacattgcaCTTATTGTTGTTGCCTGAATGAGCGTGTCTCCTGGGAAACTCCTTTTGACCGtgtgcacactttttttttttggacccgAGAGGGGAAGCGAAATGTTTCTATAGTGGGGAAAACTCTGCAGATTCTTTGCTCACTGACGCCATGTGTGATTTCTAGGGAGGATTCTTATGGAGGCTGGCTGAAGCCTTGTGGAGATGGAGTCCGATCCACCAGGCGGCGGCTTCTCGtaagctggagcagcagctggtggGTGGAAGAAGTGGAAACcgtgcaggatttttttttttcagcctctgAAAACCTGCAGCTCTGACTCTTAAACCCGCCTCCGTTGCAGGACTCCGCGTTCGGCCAGTACTCGGTCCGATGCATCCTGGACCAGGAcgtgctgctgcaggaggacgtGGAGCTGATCGAGCTGCTCGACCCGAGTCTGCTCACGCTCGGCTCGTCGTCGCCCTCCGGCTCTCCCGGCCGAGCGAGCCCCCTGCCCAGGCCCGGCGTCATCGCCAGGCCCTCCCTGTGGTACGCTGAtcccaaaaaagaaacacgctTCACTGCACATAATCAGACACAAGCAACAACTATAAACTCTCGTTTGGTTGCTTAGTAGATGTTAAAGGCTCTGGTTGCTTAGCCCCTTGTGCACATCTGGAACATTTCCAAGTGAAACCTGCTATCAGCCCGGTCAATGTGGGGCTAGGACAGTGTTTGCTTCTCAAAGCTGAAGTAATTAGGTACCACTCACAGCGAAGTCCACATCAGGAACCTCCATGACCTCCTGGTTCAGGACGTCCTTTTTCCTCTCACCTCTACtcaaagaccttttttttttgcaccgatatgtttcatgtttcatgtttctggCTTTTGCACGGCcacgtttcttttctttgatttcttttgtcGTTGCACAAACCTGCACATTATTGCATTCTTACATATATTACCAGTCCTCCATTTATTTGCAcggctatgctatgctatgctatgctaatgccATGCTAATGCCAAGCTAACGTCTTGAATTTGTATCTTCTgtctatttattttctatccCAACGCTATAAATCGCTGATTTTGACCAACTTTATTAGATCTAAACCCATACACACTTCTGCAGATACGTGATAATCTAAATTGTGAACCTCCAGGTCCTAATTTGCTCCCGTTCCCCCGTCTCTCAGGGACGTTGCGGGGCTGGTGGGCCTGGCCGCGGTGCTGCTGGGGCTCTGCTCCGCGACGGAGGGCCCGTGGTCGCTGGCCGCCGCCGCCCCGTGGGGGCTGGCCCTGCTGGGCTGGCTGGGGCTGAGGGGCGCCACGCTGTGGAGGCGGGGCCGCATGCAGAGGGCCGTCCACGCCAGGGCCACGCAGCTCCAGTCCCTGGTCCACAACAGCAAGACGCTGACGGGGCTGTCGCGCAAGGCGCTGCGTCTGGTGCAGGAGACGGAGGTCATCTCCCGAGGGTTCACCCTGTAAGTGTGCTCGTTTATCCGCATTACCAAACCGCACGAGCGCAGTCGCCATTAATATCGTGTTAGTTTATGCATGATCCCAGTCTGAATCACAGGCTAATTAACTTAACGTGCTCCAGCAGCGCAATAGAAACCAATCTCATGTCTTCATGGTTAATATAAAGCAGCTGGTGAGATGTGCTTTGCCTGCCTCTGTGCGACGGTAACAAAACCCACCTTTTTACACTTTGTGCGGCTGAAACAAAAGCTGCTGGTGGATGGATTGTGTTGCCGTTGGACAGAGTTAATAATTGACCTTGTTTCCAGCGTAGAAAGTAAATAAGCCTTTAATCGCATGCGACGTAGCGTAGTCAGTCACACCTCCAGGGTAGAGTCGGTGTCTAGATcgtctcctgtgtgtgtgtgtgtctgttccgTCTTTGTCTCTAGTGCCGTTCAGTGTTGTGTGTTGCCCCCCCGCCTTCTTTGGGACGTCTCCACAGTTGTATCACATTTCACTTGTCAAGTTTGCTCGACAGGGTGAGTGCGGCCGGCTCCTTTAGCAGGGCGGCGTCCGGGGCGGTGCCACGGGGCCAGCAGCTGATCGGACTGAGGAAGGCGCTGTACCGGGCGCTCCGCTCGGCCTTCAGGGCCTCGCGCAGGGCCACCTGCCACATGTTGAAGACATATCCTTTTTAATCCGAACTGAACTCGAATACGTGGGACTGATCGTGTTATTTCCACGATGGCTGCTCTTGTCAGTTTGACAGTCTTATCTATGCCAGCGGCGTTAGTCGCGGCGctcagaagcagcagcagctcgtttaaatatttaaatgctctCGTCTTTACACGGCGCCCTACTTTGGAAAGtcataaactttttaaaacctaACATAAACCGACGCGTTGTGCGTCCTTAACACCTTCCCCTACGTTCCCTCTGAACTCTGAAATCGATAACGTGACCAACTACGTGTCGGCGGTGCCTCTGAAGGAGCTTGGGCCTTGGCCTGGGAGTCGAGCACCTCGGGGATGAACAGGCCCAGGAGCTGACGGACGACTACAGCCTGCCGGCTCTGAAGGTGAGGCCTGAGGGGGCGTCTCCATGCTTAGTGTTATTCACAAGGAAGGCGTGTTCGTGCCCTGACCTCAGTTTAGCTTCGGAAAAACTAAAAAGCCTTGAGGCAGCAACGgctaaaagacaaagaaataaagcGTCGCCGGTAATGAGATAAAGAGCCGTAGTCGTGTTGGAGCGTGCACCGAGCTCTACAGGATGTTGTTTATCAGGTATTTGTTGGTTTGTCCGTCCTCCTGCAGATGCTGTTCCAGCTGTGGGTGGGACAGAGCTCCGAGTGTTTCCGTCGGCTGGCGCTTCTCCTCTCGCCGCGCAGGATAGAGGAGGAGGTCGGACCCAAATTAGacacctcctcccctctttctcctctcccctctcctcctcctccctcccctcctcctcctcccctgcacCGGTCCATCGCCGCGGTGACCGAGCCCCTCCACCACGCCCTGGCCAGCTGCCTGGGCGAGGTGCAGCGCAGCTTCGACTTCCACCGGCACTTCGAGACGCAGCCGAGGGCGACGGGCTGCGACCGGACCGGCCGGGCCAGGGAGAAGTGCCGGGAGCTCAACACCCTGCACACCTCCATCCGGAGCCTGCAGCTGCACCTCAAGGCCCTGCTGAGCGAGTGAggggctcacacacacacaaaagtagAGAATAACCTCGATCCACAGTGCAGGGAATCTGGGACGTTTGCACCAGCGAAAGCAGCTACAGCCACATTAAACTCTCACCTTGTTTTCACACGCAATCATAAGACGTTTTCTTTTGTAGACTTTATTCAATAAGATGAATAACCATCAATAGCTTCGTTTGTGTTTGGTTTCACCTGACGCTCCAGGCTGTCAGCTGTTTTTAGTGGCGTGAGCCAAAGCTGTGGGTCCGGGTTTCACTGAGGTAAACACGTGAGGGAACTTTGCCTCTTTGATCGGTGGTTTCGTTTACGCCGATCGGTCGATGCCGCAAAAGTTCAGATGGCTTCAACTCTCAGGctttcattaatattttatctctctctctctctctcttttaccGCCACTTCACTTCTACGTTTACGCCTCTTTGTTGTGAAAACGCTCATAACAcccatttattttactttattggtttattttagGGGCAGTTCTCATTAATAAATGATGGTTTTACAGGTGTAAGCATGAGGTTAAGAGTCTGTCTGAATTTGAAATGATTCCTCCTCAGGATGATCATCCTGGAGGACGACCTGGAGAAGCTGATGGTGTCCAAGGAGCTGACGGAGTTGACCCTGGACGGCTACCAGGACCTCAGCGACCGGCTGCACCAGCTGCAGCCGCACATGCAGGCGAGCGCCGGCTGCTGGGACGACACCATCACCCAGGTGGAGCGCATGCTGAGACGAGCCAACGCCTGCACAGGTTAGTGACACGcaaacagaatataaaaaaaacagaatcaagCCGACGACTCGAGCCCGTTTGAGGTCGTCACTAATCGAAACCTCTCTGCAGGTAGTGAAGGAGGCCTGGAGCagtgtcttcctcctccacccgaacttcctgcttctcctccatccTACCCCTTGATCCTGGACAGAGACCCGGTTCCAGAGGAGCTGGTAAAACGTTTTCGTCTAGAGATGATTTTATAAGattgcacacaaaaacaaaacggtgTGACCATCATTTCTTCCGACCAGGAGTGGGAGGCCTACGTGTCCGACTCCGACTCCGACGGAGAAGAAGCCGGGGGCTCGTGGGCCGACATGCTGTCGCCGGAGGAGCGCGAGCGTCAGCGGCGCGAGAGGGAGGAGTCTCGCCGCGTCCTGTCCGAGCTCAAAGCCGTCCTCGGTTTCCGTAcgtcagaggaggagaggatgaagaggaagcagcTGCTCTTCAACGACCAAGGTCTGCAGCTGGAGATATTCTGGGAAGAGCGAGGCTCGTGTGTCCGTTCAGTTTTAGGATGATTTAATTAACGCACCTACAGGAATATGCGTAGATGGAGGCTTTTAGCAGGACTGGAGGAtgcattcaattcaattcatgCTAAACGTTCTGTGTCTTCTGCCTTTTTAGCTGCTGTGACGGTTCGCGCCGAGAGTTCAGACGCTCCAGCTCCTCCGGGCTCAGTGGAAACTGCCGATGAAGGAGGAAACCACCTATCTGAGCGCTCTGCAGGAAACGcaggggaggaaggggaaggaagGGACGGCAGGGTGAGGCCTGACCCCTCCGCAGACCCGGTGACGGAGTTCAGCTGtggtttggaggaggaggaggaggagggggagccgGGAGGAACTTCGGtgtgcagcagaggagagtcggAGCTGCACCAGTATGATGGCGtagtggtggaggagggggaggggggggagaaccAGAACGGCCTGGACTGTTTCCTGAAGCCTAAAGTCACCGCCGTGTCCGTGATGGACAGACTGACGGAGATCCACGGCTCCGAGGCTCTGAGCTTCAGCTCCGTCCTGGCGGCGCAGGTGGCCGCTCGCTCGCACTCGATGGTCCACATGAAGGAGCAGACGTTCGgtgacgacgatgatgatgatgatgaggaggaggaggaggaggaggacagacattaaaaaaaaaaccccgaaGCTTTAACGGAGCGCCGAGCAGAGACCGTATTTATGTCTGGTTGTCTTTTATCAACACGTTTCTGACGTGGAGCTCCTTCAGATCTCACCCATCCGTCCCATCGTTACCGAACATGACGCACTACAACAGCTGTTTAAAACTCAGGTACCAGaaccactacaacaacaaaaaaaaaccacacacagttTGTCCAGGTCAGGAGGGAAGGAACGTCTGCGGTGAAGATGATGCTTTTAAGGTGCGACGAGATGGAAAACGAATCGTTCTGCTGgactgtttatgtttatttcctcttaaatcactgtaaaaaaaactgtaatttgatggatagatggatattttatttatttttttaggcaaagcaaatgtttcttttagTCAACATGGCGCGTTCAGAAGATTAATCAACGTTCAGGGCCTCGCATCTCGACCTTGTCTGGGACAAAACAGGACTTTTTAACCCACTCGGACATTAACAATAACCACAGCTACGTGATGAAGTGGACTTCGCTGGTTTTAATCCATCTAAACCCACAGACGTCTCCCTGGGTGCTCACTACATACTTCAGATCGCATGGATTGgatgcagagaacaaatttTCCCCCCACGACGGGgttaaattaaagtatttaattaatgatttaatgcCGTGtcaggtgttcctaataaagtgctCGTTAAGTTTACACATAAATCTACAGAGCTGGATGAAACGGAGGAATATTTTGGgtgttaaatgacagaaaatttAGACAAattaatgaggaaataaaaagtcaggAGGGTGAATTTATTGCAGTTTCTACATTTTTAGGGGGCGAGTAAACACAAATAGTCCAGAGGTGACACTTCCTGTCTGAACACTGTACAGCAGAAGGTTTAACTCAGCTGATTTGCCCCCAGTGAGAAGGGGAAGCGGGGGGGTTGTgaaggaacaggaagtgaaatgCTATTTTTACTATCAGCTGGTTATTTATGTCCCCCTCCACCTCCGTTTGGTTGTTCTCTGTGCCGTGTGATGGGACACAATCAGGGGGGAGACGGACTTCGAagccgaacacacacacacattcatgagCCTGAATCCGGAGTTTGATACGAGAAAAACGATTCATGATTCATTCATGACgacgtgtttctgtgtttacgGGGGAAACGCTCAGTGGGAAGGTCTCTCTTTTAATCGTCGAATTTAAAAATACCTGTACGGGTAGTTCTCTCTTTAATGTATGTTCTATTTGAAGAGTCCGACAGCCCTGATGTTtgccccccttcctcctcctcctcctcctcctccctggtcTTTATTGTCACCATGTCTGCCTTGTCCCTCCTGATCTCCTCCTGCATTTTTCCAGGCGTGAAATAAAATACCATTCTGGAAGTTGTTCGGTTTTAAGTCTTTCCTCACGCTCGGGTTTCACCGTGGGCTTAAAAAGAAACGGGTTTGTTCGGTTATTTGATCCCTTTTGCTTTTGTCTGACCCACGAACAGCTGCTGTCGCCCtttttccctcccccctccttcaaAAGTagcctcacacaaacacacacacagacaaaattCAATCAAAGTTTTCAAGTTTCCTTTTCATCCTGCTTCGTGCTCCTTTACATTTCAGAGAAAAGCTGCACTACACAGACAATACACAAGAACAATGAAATCCAACGCTCCTCAGATGAGTTTATTGActctaaatatataaatcaatTCACCGTAAAAGCAAAAATTAGACAAAAGCctccaaaaaatacaaatttcttATAGTAGTACTTGTCTTTATATTCCTTCTTGGTCCGTTTTTCCTTTAAAGATGCCTCACGTCAAACAGCTGCAACAATAAAGTATTGTCCACATGTTCCTGCATCAGTATTAAtgatctaaaatctaaaatttaTCAAATATCGGCCCCATTTTACTTCACAACCACTGCTTTCACCAGTGAATCAAAGCCTGCAGTCGTGCACTTCAGTGCTCTGTCCTTAACAGGCGTTAGCTGAAGATGCTGACCAAGAATTAGACCGATATAATCTAATATACGATGAAATGTGCACTGTAAAGTAGCTCACAAGTTCATTATCGAAGATATTTGCTTGGGttgtttccttttattgttttgccACCTAGTGGTGAATTATGTCACTGCCACTGGtgtgtgcaggtttttttttttttgttgagtgtgtgtgtgtaaatatatatatatacacaaacatatgatttattttgtattagggttaaaactgacattaaacattaactttaaatgtgttcacattTGTGTAAAACGTGTGTTTTAGGTTTAAACGGACCACATCTTACATTATATTAGACGTTATACATCAGTTGAACTATTTCTACAGAGATAAATGTATGTATTATGTTTATTATCCATTTATTGAAGTGCAAAGTTTCCTCTTATGGTTTCTAGTGAAGCTCCGTTTCAGCTGACTCGGCTTGTTTTACTCTGTGATGCCTTCAGGCACCACGAATAAGCTCCGACTTTAGACAACTCGTTTAAAACTCCAGGCGAGATCGCGCACATGTACAAAATGCCGACTCACCGGGATGTTAAATCGGAAAATATAATAGTTTAAGGACTTACGAATAtctgaaatgttcaaataatgaaatatatataatagcTAAACACTTAAAACCAAGTGTATGAGAAAGTGTActaatctaaaaaaacaaacacacaaaaaaaacagaacttgaGTCGtttttgtgttatattttattaacattcatacctgattttaaaatgattttgaaagtgttacgttgttaccatcAAGGGTCAAAAACGCCCGAAAAATAGTATATGTGTAAATACTTTCTCTAGTTTTTCTTACGTAAATCTTTTTATCCACTTCAGTACTgatcataaataccaaaagtCTGATTAATCTCTGACTTTCAACCATTTATATGCCATTGTTTTGGTGGTATCACAAATTCTTCACAAATTATTAGAACCTTTGACATattaattatgaaaaaatatatatatatatgttacacagtgtaaaaatgtaGTATCATGGATTTGaatttgctttaaaaaatgtacaaaaatttGCCAAATATGATTAATAAAAGggttattaaaacaaaaataagatggagggggaaaaaagagatgACGGACGATTGATAGTTGTCAttacatagaaaaaaaagaatacggTCCTTGAAGGTAGCGCCGCACACAGCACTCCCACAATCCTTTGCGCTTCCTTTTCCAGCAGCCTGCGATCATGGCGGACGAGGTAGCGGAGCAGCCACTGGACCAGAAACCAGTCCACGGCCGGGAGCTGAACGGCGAGGCGGAGGTCATAGACGGGGCCGACCCGGCGGAGGAGACCacgaaaaagaagaagaaaaagaagaagaagaacaagtctGCCACGACAGGTGAGGCTAACCTGGACACTTCCATTtgatgctaacaagctaactgCGCTACTGTTGGTTATGGTGGTGCGTCGAGTTAGCCGGAGTGAACGACGTCAAAGTCGGAAATTGTGGAGGGtagctttcaaaataaaagccgcCCAGCGGATTCTCTTAAATGTATTGAAGATTAAAATAGTCTAATTAATGGGAACGGTGCATTTGAAATACCAGTTCATTATTTAATGGTTACTATAACAAACGTAGCTTATGCTGCCGTGTGGATATTGAATAGTTTTTAtaacttaaatgtgttttatttgtttgtattttatgtatatttttgttgttttgcatacGTAAACCAACTAAATGTGCAATGTTTTTGTGAGTGTTGCCACCGCTTCTGCTAACAACatgaatttccccattgtgggataaataaaagcatatattattttatcttaagtCTAAAAAATGCACTGTGGTAGAAATATGgccgttttattttgaaggtcgTCCCGGAAGTGTTATTGCGGAACAGGTGTAAGTGCCACTGCTCCTCGTTAGCCATGCGGGTGGAGAGCAATGTGGTTTGTGCAGCTGTAGCGCCTGTCAGGCCTCACGAAACACGCCGGACTTTCAGCCAGAGCCTCCCCCGGGAGCAGTGACATGTAACACGGTCGTTGTTAAAACGCAATTTAACGCGTATTTGCAGAGAGGACGCGGCGAGCTAGCGAGCTAGCCGCTCCTTTTAGCATCTGCTTACTGATCTGACTGCGCTGAGCCTCAGCCAAGTTCTGGTGTTTCGTAATTGTGTTGTTATGTAAGAAAAGAAGAACCAAATGTTGCTTTAGTATCGGACACGCAAACACTTTATGTGAACACATTATCCACAGGTTACACATATTTAACCAGATATCAAATGTGCATTGCGTGcttataatttaaaatgtttattttgacagtTCATTAAGAACACGTCTTCTAATGACACTCTAATATTATAAGTTCTACTTattataattgtaataatattgatattgatgatatattttacattaaatgGTAAGATTGGATAAACACAAATACTAGTTGGgtataaagatttaaaaatagctgctgcGAACATATTTGAGACACCTGCTTCAGTGGATGCTGATAAACACATGTTTACGTTACCCTCTTCATTTGAATGAGTAATACGCAGCACGTTTCAGTTTCTGCTTGCGATCGTTTATCTGATTCGCTGTTAATTACGGACTTCCTGCTGCAGGCACTGAGGCGGAGACGGATGGAGTGACCGAAGTGACTaaacagctggagaagcagGCGATAGAGgataaagagaaggaggaagaaggcgAGGAAGGTGATTATCAACCAGCACGTCACCATTACAAACATATTCATATTACAGCATAATATGTAAACGTTGTAATTTTTCACAGATGGCGATGACGGAGAAAACTCTGcagggaaaaagaagaagaagaaaaagaagaagaaaggacgTGAGTTGTTTTCGGAGGAATGGGTTTGTTTCACATCGGATGCAGGAGAATCAGAAACTCACGttctgtcgtttttttttttgttttgtttttcagccaaaTCTCAGACTGATCCTCCGTCTGTACCCATCTGTGACTTATACCCTAACGGAGTTTTCCCCATCGGACAGGAGTGTGAATACCCCCCCGTTCAGGATGGgtaagaagaaacacaaactcacatctGTTCTGGTATTTTTTGGTTCATCAGGGTTCATCTCATAATTAAACCGCTGCATGTTTGACTCCTTAAAACCTGCTTTTTACTTGTTTCTTGAGTTGAGGATTTTAAATTTGTAGCTGCTTTTTAAAGATTGTTTCTTTTGGACCGTTGTTCTGCTGCCATCCCAACCACGAAGCACGGGGGTGTTCGTTCATCGTGttctggatttttatttttttatttatttttttagacagCAGCATGAAGAAAGACTGTAAATTTATTTACAGGCAAAGCTCAATACATCAGACAGAATGTTGTAATCTTGGTAATCTTGGGTGTAACTTTTGACTAAAATAATAGTTTCATACAAAAATCACAGTATATTATTCACATgtgatttacaaaaaaagaaacgtgtCTCGTCTCCCAGTCGCAGTGCAACCTCACGTATGAccatggaggagaggagggtgcTGGACAAAGCCAACGAGGAGGTGTGGAGCGACTTCAGACAAGCGGCCGAGGCCCACAGACAGGTCCGCCAACACGTCCGCAGCTTCCTCAAACCTGGGATGACCATGATCGAAATCTGGTGAGGCTGCCTTTACTGTCACAGCTAAGGGCATCTCCTCTGAacgtttgggatttagtgatttattccaaacatgcaaatgGGGATGTATATGTGAGTAAAAAAGAATAgaatcttaaaaatatatatatatataaataaaagaagcagcacaaataaaaatagcagAACAACCCTCATCCCTATATCTttcaaaaaccttttttttttttttgtggttcatGTTTGGACTATTCTTGTACTTGTTCCTTAATTTGACACCACACACTGATATAAATCTACCCCTTAAATTATCTCTTTCAGTGaattatttctgtaaatgtctTGGTAGTGGATTGAATATGATTTGTTGTCTGTAATTCTGTGATATCTCTGAGTTTTAGCAtctttaaaacaacattattatCTAGAACTGGTAAACTGTGGACCAGCTGATtagcatgattcaggagagttTAGCCTCTAGTTTACatccaaataaaatgactttttgtccggatgtttttatactgtatcttctcttcctccccagCGAGCGGTTGGAGGACTGTTCTCGTAAGCTGATCAAGGAGAACGGGCTGAACGCCGGCCTGGCCTTCCCCACCGgctgctccctgaaccactgcGCCGCCCACTACACCCCCAACGCCGGCGACCCCACCGTCCTGCAGTACGACGACGTCTGCAAGATCGACTTCGGCACTCACATCAACGGTACTACAGGAAATCTTTAAGGCTGCGTCAGCCGCACTTAACGCTGCTGGAAGCTTCCAGCGTCAGCAAACAGTAATAAATAAACGTCTCAAACATTAGCAGATCCTCCGCTGTTGTGCTGGAACGAGGCCACTGTTTAAAAACTCTTTCCTCTCGACTTGTGTCTTCAGGCCGAATCATTGACTGTGCCTTCACCGTCACGTTTAACCCAAAGTACGACAAGCTGCTGGAGGCCGTGAAAGACGCCACCAATACCGGAATCAAAGTACGACTTTAACACGTCTCCCACCTGGTTTTAATCTGTGCCGagcgagaagaaaaaaaaaaaactgatcctggtcttgtttgtttgtttgtttgtcgcAGAACGCCGGCATCGACGTGCGCCTGTGTGACGTCGGAGAGGCGATTCAGGAGGTGATGGAGTCCTACGAGGTGGAGCTCGACGGCAAAACGTACCAAGGTGTGTTCTCACCTGAAAGCACCACACGTAAAGCTGAGACTGCGGCTAAACACACATTATTAGTAGAAAATCTAGTTTAAGTTAATCCATATAGGGCTGAGCGGTAAAACAGTTCACATCGAATACtagtattttcttctttattatatggatttttaatataccagcatatcggtatatttgattacacagtgttgtagctttttatgaatgagaaaaaaaatgttgcacgcagactacagttattacggtagccggttgcACTGCTatatcacagtaaaatagtccgtccttagtcaatctactgcattaattcatctcaaacagtagaaaatgttgcgaacacgtgattatgcaaaaaaataaataagtaaatattgtGATACAGTCAGAGTTTTCGAAAAATACAATGATATACATCATTGGTCATAGTGCTTAGCCCTAATtccaaacacatgtttaatatttagttttcaAATCCTCGTCTGTGTCAGTTGCAAAAAGCTACATGAAAATTTTGATTAAAAGAgttaaagctattttttttaactcttcgatataaaaatgagaaaacatagAGTCTGTAGCAGCTGGATTATTAGGAGTCTAGTCTAGACGTGTCTGAATAAACACAGAAGTGTATCGGATGATGTAGACGTAAACAGCAATAATGCAGTCACATCCAAAATGTAgataaaagtgtgttttattttgaataagACTGACGTCAgacttgtttcctgttttcca
This portion of the Mugil cephalus isolate CIBA_MC_2020 chromosome 22, CIBA_Mcephalus_1.1, whole genome shotgun sequence genome encodes:
- the vezt gene encoding LOW QUALITY PROTEIN: vezatin (The sequence of the model RefSeq protein was modified relative to this genomic sequence to represent the inferred CDS: deleted 1 base in 1 codon), translated to MTEEFDEDVVFENSPLFQYLHDLGHTDFEACPTASQEEESSGDLASPEDPQKTSGGFLWRLAEALWRWSPIHQAAASRKLEQQLDSAFGQYSVRCILDQDVLLQEDVELIELLDPSLLTLGSSSPSGSPGRASPLPRPGVIARPSLWDVAGLVGLAAVLLGLCSATEGPWSLAAAAPWGLALLGWLGLRGATLWRRGRMQRAVHARATQLQSLVHNSKTLTGLSRKALRLVQETEVISRGFTLVSAAGSFSRAASGAVPRGQQLIGLRKALYRALRSAFRASRRATCHMLKTFPLNSEIDNVTNYVSAVPLKELGLGLGVEHLGDEQAQELTDDYSLPALKMLFQLWVGQSSECFRRLALLLSPRRIEEEVGPKLDTSSPLSPLPSPPPPSPPPPPLHRSIAAVTEPLHHALASCLGEVQRSFDFHRHFETQPRATGCDRTGRAREKCRELNTLHTSIRSLQLHLKALLSEMIILEDDLEKLMVSKELTELTLDGYQDLSDRLHQLQPHMQASAGCWDDTITQVERMLRRANACTGSEGGLEQCLPPPPELPASPPSYPLILDRDPVPEELEWEAYVSDSDSDGEEAGGSWADMLSPEERERQRREREESRRVLSELKAVLGFRTSEEERMKRKQLLFNDQAAVTVRAESSDAPAPPGSVETADEGGNHLSERSAGNAGEEGEGRDGRVRPDPSADPVTEFSCGLEEEEEEGEPGGTSVCSRGESELHQYDGVVVEEGEGGENQNGLDCFLKPKVTAVSVMDRLTEIHGSEALSFSSVLAAQVAARSHSMVHMKEQTFGDDDDDDDEEEEEEEDRH
- the metap2a gene encoding methionine aminopeptidase 2 translates to MADEVAEQPLDQKPVHGRELNGEAEVIDGADPAEETTKKKKKKKKKNKSATTGTEAETDGVTEVTKQLEKQAIEDKEKEEEGEEDGDDGENSAGKKKKKKKKKKGPKSQTDPPSVPICDLYPNGVFPIGQECEYPPVQDGRSATSRMTMEERRVLDKANEEVWSDFRQAAEAHRQVRQHVRSFLKPGMTMIEICERLEDCSRKLIKENGLNAGLAFPTGCSLNHCAAHYTPNAGDPTVLQYDDVCKIDFGTHINGRIIDCAFTVTFNPKYDKLLEAVKDATNTGIKNAGIDVRLCDVGEAIQEVMESYEVELDGKTYQVKPIRNLNGHSIGQYRIHAGKTVPIVKGGEATRMEEGEVYAIETFGSTGKGVVHDDMECSHYMKNFDVGHVPIRLPRAKHLLNVINENFGTLAFCRRWLDRLGESKYLMALKNLCDLGIVDPYPPLCDTKGCYTAQFEHTILLRPTCKEVVSRGDDY